The genomic window GGTAAGCCTGAAAGTGCATTCCGAACCCAATCCGGATGATGCAAGAACAGTAACCGTTGTTCCCATAGAAAGCGAAAGAAACCTAAGGAACATGAACTGGGTTGAAAACAACCGGAAAAAGGTTAATGAGATGACTGACGGCAGAGTGGCCTATGTGTACATGCCCAATACAGGCCAGGGGGGCTATGATTTCTTCAACCGGTATTACTTTTCCCAGCTCGACAAAGAGGCCGTTATCATTGATGAACGCTTCAACGGAGGAGGATCCGCAGCAGACTATGTGATCAACCTGCTCGACCGGGATATAGAGAACTATTGGGGCCATCGTGACGGCAAGGTCACTACCACTCCCGGGGCAGGTATATTCGGACCGAAGGCCATGGTGATCAATGAATATGCAGCCTCTGGAGGCGATCTGATGCCCTTCCTTTTCAAGCAAAAGGACCTGGGAACTTTGGTGGGTAAAACCACTTTAGGCATCCTCATTGGCATCTATGGTTACCCTACGTTGATGGACGGAGGGTATGTCACTGCGCCGCGCTTTGGGATATTCTCAAAAGACGGAGAATGGATCGTGGAAAACGAAGGGGTGAAACCCGATGTGGAAGTGGAGATGACCCCCAAAGAGGTGATCAATGGCAAAGATCCTCAACTGGAGCAAGCTGTGGAAGTGATTATGGACCAACTGGATGATGAGGAAAAGGAAGAAGTAGAAAAACCCGATCCTCCGGTTAGGGTTGATTGGAAAGAATGAATAATATCAATTCATTGATTTAGTACCTTACCGGTCAAATTCTTGTTTTTTTGGCAAAACTTGCCCGGTATAAGGTACTGTGGCAAAATTTATGAGGCAATTTTTAAAGATAAAAATAATTGAAAAAGATCATGACCTTTATATAATTATGCCTCATAAATTTTGCTTGCTAATTTGGACAAGCCATAACGGAAACACATTAAATTCCTTGAAAGCATCCTTTTTGGTTTTGGCTTGTCCAAATTAGGGCATCAGTTAATTTCATTGATAACGATAAATTTATGACCCCGTTAGGGGTCAAACAGCGATAACCCCGGGTGAAACCCGGGGTTATAAACTATCAAACCTTATAGCGCTCCAACTGCTTCACTCCAATAAGGCACACACCATGCCTGGAGCGCAATCTAAAATCCTTTAAGCATTTTTCCCCTGCAAAGGCTTACTTCCTGCCCGCCCAGAAAGGTCTGAGAGCAGCATCACGTAACTCATAAGTTTTCCTTTCACTTGTAAATTCCTTTGCTACATATTGATTTTCGGGCAGATTATCGGTACGGAACACTTTCATTTGAATTTCCTGACCGGTTCCTAGCTTATCGGTCAGAAATCAATTTCAAGTAATTATCAGGTGATAAAGCACCGATATTACTTAGACTATAATCCTTTACATTGCGTGTCAATATTAGTTCAATAATATCTGATTTTACCGCCGCAAAATTTTGTAAAGCATCTTCAAAATCTTTAAAGCCTGAAGCCAGAGCCTGCATTACAACATCTTTATCCATGGGCACTACTTCCATAATGGTCATAAGCTGACTCAATTTCTCAATTACTTTCTCATGATTAGCTGTTTGTCTTAAAATATAATAAGTATTGCTGCATATTACAGGTGTCACAAAACCTCTAATTTTTTGGGATTCACAAAGAGAAAAAATTCGTGCAGCATTTTCTGAAAAAGGCACTCTATCAAAGAAGAAATCCAAAACAATATCTGTGTCAATAAGGATTCTATGCATGAGGATTACTTTAAATATTTGTCAGATAAACCTTCGGATAATTTCTTTTTATAATCAAAATCTGCCGGGGCTTTGAAAGTGCCTCTTAACGATTTTGTCAGGGGAGTGATCTCGATATTGGTTTTAGCTTGTTCTTTGGTAATTATTTTTAAATAATTTTCAACCATATCCGACAGGCTGATTCCTTTTTCATTAGCATGTTTCTTGGCTTTTTCTATGATATTTTTATCAATCGTTAATGTAAGCTTTGTGTTCATAATATTTTTGTGTTTATCAGAATTATATATTAAAACAAAAATATAAAGAAAATATTACACGTGCAAATATTTATATTTTGATACGTATAAATTTAGGGTAGAGCGGGTCCTTACCTTCCCGCTACCCCACATATCTGTACGAGCATATTTCTCTGGCAAATGTCGGATTCCCTATTACTGCCTGTTTCTCATGCCTCTGCGGCCTTTTCGGTTACCGGCCCAGAAAGGTCTGAGAGCAGCATCTCTTAATTCATAAGTTTTCCCTTTACTTGTAAATTCCTTTGCTACATATTGATTTTCGGGCAGATTATCGGTACGGAACACTTTCATTTGAATTTCCTGACCGGTTTCAAGCTTATCGGTCATACTGGTTACCTCCCGGGCAGGACCAAGATGCACATTGAGAGGCTGTGTTTCACTCGCTTCGGTTTTAACCAGCAAATGCGTTCCTTTTGAATATTTCCCGGTTGTTTGAGTACAAGTTTCATTAACGACTTTCTGCAATTGCAAAAATCCGTTTTAGTCATCCGGAATATGCTTCATTTGCTCCCTTGTCTTGTCCAGATATTTCTTTGTAAAATCAAAAAGCACCTGCATCGAAGCCTTCTTATTGGAGTCATACTGTTCCAGGGCCTCTTCCTCGACTTCATCCTGCTTTTTCAGCATCTCTTCCTGGAGTTCAGATTTAAAAGCTTTGATCTCCCCGAT from Bacteroidales bacterium includes these protein-coding regions:
- a CDS encoding PDZ domain-containing protein; the protein is GDMPHEESVKTGLLGADYEIADNRYRIKKIYSGLNWNPSFKAPLTQPGVDVNEGDYILAVDGEPLTADQNIYDLFQNTVGKQVSLKVHSEPNPDDARTVTVVPIESERNLRNMNWVENNRKKVNEMTDGRVAYVYMPNTGQGGYDFFNRYYFSQLDKEAVIIDERFNGGGSAADYVINLLDRDIENYWGHRDGKVTTTPGAGIFGPKAMVINEYAASGGDLMPFLFKQKDLGTLVGKTTLGILIGIYGYPTLMDGGYVTAPRFGIFSKDGEWIVENEGVKPDVEVEMTPKEVINGKDPQLEQAVEVIMDQLDDEEKEEVEKPDPPVRVDWKE
- a CDS encoding PIN domain-containing protein, whose translation is MHRILIDTDIVLDFFFDRVPFSENAARIFSLCESQKIRGFVTPVICSNTYYILRQTANHEKVIEKLSQLMTIMEVVPMDKDVVMQALASGFKDFEDALQNFAAVKSDIIELILTRNVKDYSLSNIGALSPDNYLKLISDR